One Scomber scombrus chromosome 23, fScoSco1.1, whole genome shotgun sequence genomic window, GTCCTGTTATTTTTGATGTTGCACATGATAAAGTATGTATGGAGATGTATTAAAAGTGCaaatactttatacttctaACTAGTCCTGTTTCCTCTTTagtcattttcagtttaaaaaactaACACAATGTCAGCTATTTCCTTTTAAGCTAGCACTAGCTacaatgtttttgttcacttttgCGACAAACAATTGTAACACCTTAAAATAAGTACGAAACGGACTTCTGTGTTTATATTAGCCTTCAACTACTACACATAAGTAACCTAATAATTCTAATAATGAACAATGACCCAACACGCCTTTCAAAGATGAGATCAGTTTATTCTGCTGCTGTGACAGTTTGAACAAATGTCCATACACTTAGTTATTCTAAAAGTTTACAGATAAAGCCATTACATCACTGTACAGATAGAAACTGTGGCGTCAGAACATAACGACTGAGGCTGGCTTACTGGAGCTTGATCACATCCAAACcactgaaagatgtttttttacattaatttgtGAAGCCCACCTCAGTACAAAGAAAACCTGTTCCTAGCTTTACTTTGTTACAGAGTGGATCTAAAtcctacaaacaaaaaaagacaactgaGGAGTCAAGTTCAACATAATTAGggctttaaataaaaataaagtccGGAATGATACCAGCACTTCAGAATCACCACCACTCACTTTGTCGTTTTAGATCATAGCTCacccaaaaaacacaacatctcaAAATTAGCAGGGTTTATGATttggttttatgtatttttaaaaataattgaaacgTCACATTTCAACTGCTTCTCTTCCAGTTAACATTTATGGTTCTCAATAAAACCTCTGCCTCTGATCTGGTGACTTCTTTTTAAAGTGATCTCTGACAATAACTGACTCTGAAATGACAATGAAATTTTACTGTCCTGTGCCAGACGACATGTTAtgtatctgttaaaaaaaaacagctggatatTGTCCAGATacaaagttcagttcagttgGGTTCCCATCTCTTTGAGGCACCTTAGGGTGAGGGGTAGACTTGTGGGGGAAAGAGGATGTCAGGGTGCCTTGACCAGTCTGCTGTACCTGAGGCCATCCATCGCTCAGGCAACAAATCAAATCCCACTTTGTCACAGTTACATCATCACTTCTAGGGGGCTTTGGCCACACCCACCAGTGCTGGTCTGAGGGTGCGACCGTGGATCTTGTAGCCCACCTTGGTTACAATGGCAACGGTGCCAGGCTCCTTGCCTTCCACGGGGGCGTGGAAGAGGGCCTCGTGCTCGTAGGGGTCGAACTTTTGGCCGTCGGGGTTGAGCTTGACCAGGCCGTGCTTGGTGAACACCTTCTGGATCTGGACCTCGGTCATCACCAGGCCGTCGTACAGGTTCTTCAGGTGCGGGTTCTGGCTCGTCACCTCCTCTTTGGGCACGCTCTCAGTGGCCTTCTCCAGGATGTCGGCCACCTCCAGCAGGTCCTTACAGAAGCCCTGGATCCCTGGTGATGCAAGGAACATGATTCAGCAGGCTATAAAATAACAATCTGTACTATCTAACCCGTCTAATCCGGGTCTACATGATAACACTTGAAGCATTGAAAAGGAGtaaaagttgttaaaaaaagtTACATATGCTCATGTacattgaaaacaaacaaacaaacaagtcacTTAAGTAATTAAACAGTACATACAAGTAAATAAACGAAACCAACAGTGCAAATAGTTCAGTCAAACAGACTTAAGTTGCCATGTTTTGACATCTAGTGGTGGGAACATGTAACTGCTGGACATTTGATATAGAACATTATAGATTATTTTCTGGAGGATTGCTCTTTGTTTCCTGTGACAAAGcccaaaactgtgaaaatgggAATTGTGAGGATAAAAATAGAAACCCAAGCTTACCGTATAGTTTAGCGTCTTCTACCATTTTCTGATTCCTCGTCCTGAGGTTCTCTGTGTCTGCTAAGGCCCGCTTGTATCTTTCCTGCAAATGAGGTGATTCAGTAAGTCGTGGTTTAAAACTTACCAACTACAACGTGTTTGCTTTGGTCAAATGGAAGAGACTTTTAAAGCTCAAGAGTTTAAACTGCTTTAAACATGTCCAACATTCACAAATAATAGCTGTGTGCAGCCACATTATACAAGATATAGATATGTATTACATCtatttaatctataaaatacTTGTTCTCTTAACTGAAGCCAACAATTTATTATAAATTActatatgtaataaatatacataaagtcATTAAATATTGAAAAGCTATTTTCCCGGAGcccaaagtgacattttgaaatTGCTTCTTTTGTCCAACCAACGGTCCAGACATTCAATTCACAACCAACAAtgatatgaaacagaaaaacacatccaATTAAAGAAGCTGGAAACCAGTTAGTATTTTTCTGTCCATTAACTGATCATGGCTAATTGGTTCAACACTATTTGTGACTAAAAAAGGAACATTAACATAAGTTAACATATAGGAATAAGTGGTATATGTGGTTATGGtatagaaaaatgtttttaaattgtagtACTGTTGTTCTAAATAAGTATACATCAGAATACTGGGGTCTAAAAGAAAACCCATCTCTGACTTACTGTCATGTCCTTGATCTGCTCCTCCAGCTGGGTCTTCTCCTCCAGCAGGGCTTTCTCTGCTGCACCCTGTTCAGGCTTTTCGGCCTCCTCCTCTGACCCAGCGCCACTCTTCTGCTGTGTGGCTGTACATAACAATCGTGGAGATGCTCTGGGtggagaggaaagaaacaaaatgtaatttgtcaAGCGTTGGTCGGGTAATTATGTTCTAAACCCATATTCATACCCTTAATCAGCTGATTAACCTCTACTGGAGGTGCTATTTCATTCTACTTATTATCCAGCAGGATGTTTTGGTTCTCTTTCCAGACCTACCAATTGATGGTATCAGACAGCTTAATTAACACTACTGCCAATTGTACAACAGCCAGTACTACTTAGTAAGAATGTTATGCAACTACCCTCTATGTCATTCAATGATAAATGTTTGATAAcatagtttattttatgttatataaTTATAACTGTCCTATGTAGAAAACTAGGCTATGTAACCATATGTCATATTATTTCATCATCCCTCTCTAGCCAATAGAGTAGTGTTGAGACATGACGCCTAACTCCATTCACAAACATGactatttaatgtaaaatatagcTATAGGTAAGACGGCGACTGTGTGGTTGGTAATTATGGTAAAGTAAAATGTGCTAATTTATGAATGGAGTTTGGTTTGACATTAActgtgtatttttatcttttcaaaataaaattgacacagcacataaacacatacaataaatgcagttAAGCTGAAGTTTAAACCTGGTTATCaactacacaaacacagctccattgttattttctgtctgtattttgcACACAACTAAAGGTCAACACTGCTGGTGGGTTACGAAAGCTAACGCTGCTAACTAGGCTGACAGGAGCCCACCGCCAAACGCCTGCTATAGCTATAAAAGCCACATTTCAGCTAACAGACGACACACAGAAAGCTATTTACCGTATTAACGCAGGCGAAGCTACGAGTGAGTAGCTCTGTCTCACAGCTCGGACACACCAGCTCGCCATTTCTCTCACAACCGTGCAGGTAAAAGCTCCTTCTAACACACGCTGACCTGACGCACAAACTGATAGCTGCGGAGTACGGTTTAAGCCAATCAGGAGCCAGTAAAAAGAACACCTCTCTCGCCTGAccaatcaaattttaaaaatagtttgacGACAAATTGTAGTTTGGTTGAGTAGAAGTTAAAGGTGCAGACTACACATGTGACCAAGGACAGCTTTGAAATCGTTACGCATTCGTTGGTTACTCAACTGTACATTCAAACTGTTGTCCAGAAGGGCAGGCTATATATTAATGCCATAATTTGAAATGCAGAATAAGATTTAGATATGATAGTGGTGGTAGTACTTTCTACTGTTGTAGTGTTAGATTCCCTTGTTACAGAGaattaaaggatagattcacaaTATGTCAggcctgtcttaaaacaacaatatgcTATTTAAGttgtaatcatttctcctgaTTATACTGGCTATTAGAAGATCCCAATTAAataatgtgctttcagtgtaagtgattggggccaaaatctacagtgtgatctttgtgcaaaaatgcattaaaaagttgatgtgaagtttttatgaggcttcagcagtctgagtcatatcaagtggatatctgccacatttacagtcacatTTGAGTCACACCGATATAtaagtcagctgatattatcaactgattggcctatcacagatatatcggtatcggcatatatgttgtctgatatgtgccgatattttAAGTTATAAGTTATATAGgtagcattttatgtatatttgatcttAAATCAAGACTAATATATACATtgatatgttttttgttgttgtatgtgttttactATTGATAGGAGTTTAGaatgattaaattcccagtgaaggtTACTGATgcctgatgtcattttatacaataaaatttatagttaaagtataaaatatctTACCTCCATAACATATCTTTATCGCAAGTGTTTGCTAACCACATTTCAAAAAATCTACGTTTTATGtgatattctgtatatataagattatcggaCGAAATTATGGTATCTGAATTATTTTGCTCCCCAATATTGGTATCGGCATCAgacccaaaaatccagtattggtcgggcGGGCCCTACttctaatgatcagtatgaaAAGGTTGAATGATTAGGCATGGCTGGAAAATAACCTTACTGttgatttaataaacatttgaaacattGTGAGCCCATCCTTCAAAGCTGCTtcataaaaaacactgaatacttGAAAACATTTAGGATATTTACTCTCTTATAGTTCTGTCAAGAACTTCTGAAGAACATCTGGTTGTGTGGCTGCTAGATCTTCCACTTTCATCACCATCTTGTCACTAACTGTGCCtaggtgctgggcaggtagtgctGCTGAAGTAACCAGAAAGTTAGTTGTTA contains:
- the grpel1 gene encoding grpE protein homolog 1, mitochondrial; this encodes MASWCVRAVRQSYSLVASPALIRASPRLLCTATQQKSGAGSEEEAEKPEQGAAEKALLEEKTQLEEQIKDMTERYKRALADTENLRTRNQKMVEDAKLYGIQGFCKDLLEVADILEKATESVPKEEVTSQNPHLKNLYDGLVMTEVQIQKVFTKHGLVKLNPDGQKFDPYEHEALFHAPVEGKEPGTVAIVTKVGYKIHGRTLRPALVGVAKAP